In Methanosarcina siciliae T4/M, one genomic interval encodes:
- a CDS encoding cupredoxin domain-containing protein: MKAKIIVLLLVLSAVLFSGCAGNEETSPEENVTPEETVTPEEVSTPEETETPEVTETEEEVETPEENETEVVTPVENETEEGPTINTSNIKTTPYLVRLVSYRAYPTSLNIKQGETVAWMNYQDSPRRVFTLVSEQGLFENESLVYRRSFPYTFNETGAYNFTVVGQPKMSVNITVSEP, translated from the coding sequence ATGAAAGCAAAAATCATTGTTCTGCTTCTAGTTTTAAGCGCAGTTTTATTCTCGGGATGCGCTGGAAATGAAGAAACCTCCCCGGAAGAAAACGTGACACCTGAAGAAACCGTAACCCCGGAGGAAGTTTCAACTCCAGAAGAAACCGAAACCCCGGAAGTAACGGAGACCGAGGAAGAAGTTGAAACCCCGGAGGAAAATGAAACAGAAGTAGTAACTCCGGTTGAAAATGAAACAGAAGAAGGACCGACTATTAACACATCCAATATAAAGACAACTCCCTATCTCGTAAGGCTTGTTAGTTACAGAGCATATCCCACAAGCCTGAACATTAAACAGGGGGAAACGGTTGCCTGGATGAACTATCAGGACAGCCCAAGGAGAGTCTTTACCCTTGTTAGCGAACAGGGCCTCTTTGAAAACGAGAGCCTTGTGTACAGGCGTTCCTTTCCCTACACTTTCAATGAAACAGGAGCTTACAACTTTACCGTTGTCGGGCAACCAAAAATGAGTGTAAATATAACTGTGAGCGAACCCTGA